AAAGTCCGGGCCGCATTTGAACACGCGCACCTTGCGCCCCTGATTGCGATGCAAACGGGCGAGCGCGGCGGTGACGGTGGTCTTGCCCTGACCGGAGGCCGGCGCGGCAATCAGTACCGCCGGGCATTGACGTGGTTGATTCACAACTCGACGCCTTTTTGCGCCTTGATCCCGGCCTGGAAGGCGTGCTTGATCATGCCCATTTCGGTGACGGTGTCAGCCAGTTCGATCATCTCCGGTTTGGCGGCACGGCCAGTGACCACCACATGCTGCATCGGCGGACGGGCCTGCAAGTCGCTGAGCACCTGATCGAGATCGAGGTAACCGTGCTTGAGGGCGATGTTCAATTCATCGAGTACCACCAGGCCAATCGACGGATCGCTCAGCAGTTCGCGGGACACCGCCCACGCAGCTTCGGCGGCGGCGATGTCACGCTGGCGGTCCTGGGTTTCCCAGGTGAAGCCCTCGCCCATCACATGAAAACGCACCTGCTCCGGGAAACGCCGGAAGAACAGCTCCTCGCCGGTGCTGCTGCGCCCCTTGATGAACTGCACCACACCGCATTGCATGCCGTGGCCCATGGAGCGCGCAAGCATGCCGAACGCCGAACTGCTTTTGCCTTTACCGTTGCCGCTCAGCACCAGCAGCAGGCCGCATTCATTCGGCGAATTGGCGATGCGTTCGTCGATCACGGCTTTTTTGCGCAGCATGCGCGCCAGATGGCGTTCGTCACGATCGGGGGTATCAGTCATGGGGGAGCTCTCCGTTGAGGCTGGATAACGGCGGGCAGGCACAAGAATAGACGGCAAGAAGCCTGGCATCGCCCACCGTGATGCCGCTGAATGGATCAGGCCGGTCTCCGGGCTCATGAGCGGCCTCAAGGCCAACTGCGCGCCTTCCCATGTCGACAGTCGACACAGTGGCTCAAGGCACAGTCTTCACTCATTTACCGTTGCGGGGGCAGCGCCGGGATCGTGATCATTCTTCGCTGGAAGAAATCCACTCACCGGCTTCCCTGTTTCACTCTGTCGACCAAGGCCACAGAGCACCTGAAACAAGCCGCGAAGGTTAGAGGGTTGGGGGTGGAGCGTCAATTAAAGACGGGACGCCTTCCGGCGAATAACTGCCGCTGATCAATTATCTGACGCCAATCTTGTGCCACACCGCCAGCAGTGATATCAAAGAGCCACAACCTCATAACACAATAACAAGGGTGAGCCACATGCAAGGCATGATCATCAGCAATCCGAAGCTGGAATTCCTGCGCCCGGTGCTGGAACGCTGGTTTGACTGTATCGACCGCTACAACGCCGTGCGCGGCGATAACGATACGCCTTACTGGTACGACGAAAACGCCAACCTCGGCCTGCTCTCTGCCGCAGCCTGGATGGCGGAAATGGTCACGCTGCAGCAAACACCGTCGCGCAAACAGACCGAAGAAGGCGAACGCAACGCCCGCGCCGATCTGTTTATCGCCACCAGCGAAGAACGCGCGTACCTGCAGGCCACCCAGCGCTGGCCGCGGGTCAACAACCTGAACCTGACCCAGGCACTGGCGGACATCACCAGCGACGCGAAGCGCATCAGCTACGCCAGCGACCTGAAACTCGGCTGCCTGTTTGTCGCCCCACAAAAAGCCCAGCACAGCGCCACCCCGGAAGAACTCCAGGACATGCTCGACGACCTGCAAAAGGAGCACACCTGCGCCGTGGCCTGGTATTTCCCTTACGCCTACCGCAAGTTGCGCAATGAAGCCGGCAACTACCATCCGGGGATCGCCGTGCTGTTCAAGGAGGCCCGCGGCTGACCGGTTGAACCATCGGGTGTTTACGCTTCTCTATGATTACGTCAATGCATTCATAGGGAAGATCAGTAATGCGCAAACCCCAGCTCATTCTCATCATCGCGCTCGCCGGAGGGCTCGCCGCCTGTGGTGAAACCTC
The Pseudomonas sp. GR 6-02 genome window above contains:
- the cobO gene encoding cob(I)yrinic acid a,c-diamide adenosyltransferase, which produces MTDTPDRDERHLARMLRKKAVIDERIANSPNECGLLLVLSGNGKGKSSSAFGMLARSMGHGMQCGVVQFIKGRSSTGEELFFRRFPEQVRFHVMGEGFTWETQDRQRDIAAAEAAWAVSRELLSDPSIGLVVLDELNIALKHGYLDLDQVLSDLQARPPMQHVVVTGRAAKPEMIELADTVTEMGMIKHAFQAGIKAQKGVEL